From Caretta caretta isolate rCarCar2 chromosome 3, rCarCar1.hap1, whole genome shotgun sequence, a single genomic window includes:
- the INSM1 gene encoding insulinoma-associated protein 1, with amino-acid sequence MPRGFLVKRNRRATPISYRVRCGQEGEPELLLFAGGQQRCSQPLPCAGLDPAAPAAPREPPPPPKPVQFGTPEAACQALYSPTRPVSKEHEKKSLERSFNLGSPVSAESFPAPAVPSTMDPLLFAPAELKLWVSSSSPAETSGPQRSTPSDPHRDTHCSAQGMPSSTHSDTHCNGQASAGTRSLSALLPPSASSGRPQPKRPPAGSEPGKHKPPAAKKAKAIRKLNFEDEVTTSPVLGLKIKEGPVEPPRARGAGGPGPRPLGEFICQLCKEEYADPFALAQHKCSRIVRVEYRCPECDKVFSCPANLASHRRWHKPRPAPSAPPPPPPAAKAPEERPPPKEAGGSGSERDTPSPGSGGGGGGSESGSEEGLYECPTCARRFRRQAYLRKHLLGHEPGPGPERPGPEESPSPGPGAPAASECHLCPVCGETFPSKGGQERHLRLLHSAQVFPCKYCPATFYSSPGLTRHINKCHPSENRQVILLQLPVRPAC; translated from the coding sequence ATGCCCCGGGGGTTCCTGGTGAAAAGGAACCGGAGGGCCACGCCGATCTCCTACCGGGTCCGTTGCGGCCAGGAGGGtgagcctgagctgctgctgttcgCCGGCGGCCAGCAgcgctgctcccagcccctcccctgcgcCGGCCTGGATCCGGCGGCCCCCGCAGCGCCCcgggagccgccgccgcccccgAAACCCGTGCAGTTCGGCACCCCCGAGGCCgcgtgccaggcgctgtacagccCCACCCGGCCGGTCAGCAAGGAGCACGAGAAGAAATCCTTGGAGCGCAGCTTCAACCTGGGCTCGCCGGTCTCCGCAGAGTCCTTCCCGGCCCCGGCGGTGCCCAGCACCATGGACCCGCTGCTCTTCGCCCCGGCCGAGCTCAAACTGTGggtctcctcctccagccccgcGGAGACCAGCGGCCCCCAGCGCAGCACCCCGAGCGACCCCCACAGGGACACCCACTGCAGCGCCCAGGGCATGCCCAGCAGCACCCACAGTGACACCCACTGCAACGGCCAGGCGAGCGCCGGCACCCGCAGCCTGTccgccctgctgcccccctccgCCTCCTCGGGCCGCCCCCAGCCCAAGCGGCCCCCCGCCGGCTCGGAGCCCGGCAAGCACAAGCCCCCGGCCGCTAAGAAAGCCAAAGCCATCCGCAAGCTGAACTTCGAGGACGAGGTGACCACGTCGCCGGTGCTGGGGCTGAAGATCAAGGAGGGGCCGGTGGAGCCGCcccgggcgcggggggcgggCGGGCCGGGCCCGCGGCCGCTGGGCGAGTTCATCTGCCAGCTGTGCAAGGAGGAGTACGCCGACCCCTTCGCCCTGGCGCAGCACAAGTGCTCGCGCATCGTGCGCGTGGAGTACCGCTGCCCGGAGTGCGACAAGGTCTTCAGCTGCCCGGCCAACCTGGCCTCGCACCGCCGCTGGCACAAGCCGCGGCCGGCCCCCAgcgccccgccgccgccgccgccggccgcCAAGGCGCCCGAGGAGCGGCCGCCGCCCAAGGAGGCCGGAGGCAGCGGCAGCGAGCGGGACACGCCCAGCCccgggagcggcggcggcggcggcggctcggaGTCCGGCTCCGAGGAGGGGCTGTACGAGTGCCCCACCTGCGCCCGCCGGTTCCGCCGCCAGGCCTACCTCCGCAAGCACCTGCTGGGCCACGAGCCGGGGCCCGGCCCGGAGAGGCCCGGCCCGGAGGaaagccccagccccggccccggcgCGCCGGCTGCCAGCGAGTGCCACCTGTGCCCGGTGTGCGGGGAAACCTTCCCCAGCAAGGGCGGCCAGGAGCGGCACCTGCGCCTGCTGCACTCGGCGCAGGTCTTCCCCTGCAAGTACTGCCCGGCCACCTTCTACAGCTCGCCCGGCCTCACCCGCCACATCAACAAGTGCCACCCCTCGGAGAACCGGCAGGTCATCCTCCTGCAGCTGCCCGTGCGCCCCGCCTGCTAG